CACCGGCCGAGCCCAGCGCGAGGCCGTCCTGCACCTCAAGGGCGGCGACCTGCGGATCCGCTGGAGCGAGAAAAACAACCGGGTCTACATGACGGGCCCTGGGGAAGAAGTCTTTACGGGAAGCATCGAATTGAGTTAAGGCCTTCCCGAGGTGAAACCATGTTTGAAGGCTCCGGCGTCGCCCTGGTCACCCCCTTCCGCGACGGCAAAATCGACGAAAAAGCCCTCATCGCCCTGATCGACGAGCAGATCGCCGCCGGCACCAAGGTCCTGGTCCCCTGCGGGACGACGGGCGAGTCCGCCACCCTCAGCCACGAGGAACACGACCAGGTCATCGACATCACGGTCGCCGCCGCCAAGGGCCGCGCCAAGGTCCTGGCCGGCGCGGGTTCCAACTCCACGGCCGAGGCCATCCGCCTCACCCAACACGCCAAGAAGTCCGGCGCCGACGGCACCCTCCACATCTGCCCCTACTACAACCGCCCGACCCAGGAAGGCCTCTACCGGCACTTCGAGGCCGTCGCCCGAGCCACGGATTTTCCGCTGGTGCTCTACAACATCCCGGGCCGCACCGGGGTGAACATGCTCCCCAAGACGGTCGCGCGCTTGGCCAAGATCGACGGCATCGTCGGCATCAAAGAGGCCAGCGGCAACCTGGGGCAGGTCAGCGACATTGTCGAGCAGTGTCCGCCGGATTTCGCAGTGCTCTCGGGCGAGGACGCCCTCACCTTCCCCATGATCGCCCTCGGCGCCAAGGGCGCGATCTCGGTGACAGCCAACGTCCTGCCCAAGCTCTGCGCCGAGATGTTCGCGGCCGCCGAACGCGGCGACTTCGGCCGGGCCCGCCAAATCCACTACGAGCTGGCCGCAATGAACCGCGTCCTCTTCGTCGAGACCAACCCGGTGCCCGTCAAGGCGGCCTTGGGACTCATGAAGAAGATCTCACCGGAGGTCCGCCTGCCCCTGGCGCCCCTGGCCAAGGAAAGCCTGGAAGAGCTGCAAAGGGTCCTCCAATCCTATCGCCTGTTATGATGAAAGGGATCGCCCTCCTTTTTAGCCTCGCCCTGATATCCGGCCCGCTCCGGGCGCAGATCCTCGAGCAGAGCTTCACCGACACGGAGGCCGGCTTCAAGATCTCCACGCCCGGCGGCCAATGGGCCTTCGTGCCCCGCGGCATCGACCCCGGTCCGGTCCGGCTCACCATTCGCTACGAGACCCCGGTCCATCAATTCGTCCCCAACGTCACGGTCCGCGTCCAGGAGCTGGACGAGCCCAAGACCAAGCTGGAGACCTTCCTCAAGCAGGACCTCGCCGCCCTCCCCGAAACCATGGAGGTAGTCGAAAAGAAAAAGCTCCCCCTGGGCGGCCGGGAAGGCTATCATGTCTTGCTGCAAGACAAGGCCGCGCGGGTGGTCTTCCACCAGCGGGTCCTCGTCGCGAAGGGACGCAGCTACGTATTGACTTGCAGCGCCCACGCCGAGAGCTATACTCGGATGCGGAAAGACTGCCAAAAGATCCTCGAATCCTTCGAATTGCTGTAAAGGACGGAGCATGACTCGAATCATCGTCACGGGCGTCGCGGGCCGCATGGGCAGCCGCATCGCCGACATCGTCCGGCAAAGCGGCGGGCTCACCCTTGCGGGCGCCACCGAATCGCCGGGCTCCTTCGCCGTCGGCACCCTCCTGCCCGAGGGCCACCAGGTGGTCGACGACCTGGCCAAGAACATCGAGCACGCCGACGTCGTCATCGACTTCACCTCGCCCAAGGCCACCCTGCGCCACGCCGAGATCTGCGCGCAGCACGACAAGGCCCTGGTCGTGGGCACTACGGGCTTCGGTCCCGAAGAGCGCGAGAAGCTATTGCCGCTCTTGAAAAAGATTCCTTCCGTCTTCTCCTCCAACATGAGCATCGGGATGAACGTCATGTTCAAGACCGCCGCCCGGATGGCGACCCTGCTCGGCGAGGACTACGACATCGAGATCTTCGAGGCCCACCACCGTCATAAGAAAGACGCCCCCAGCGGCACGGCCCTGACGCTGGCCGAGGAGATCGCCGCCGCCGTCGGCCGCGATCTGGGCAAGGTCGCGCGCTACGAGCGGCACGGCCAGATCGGCGCCCGCCCCCCGCGCGAGATCGGCATCCAGACGCTGCGCGGCGGGGACATCGTGGGCGACCATACGGTTTATTTCGCCGGCGAGGGCGAGCGCCTCGAGATCACCCACCGCGCGACCAGCCGCGACAACTTCGCCCGCGGCGCGGTCTTGGCGGCGAAATGGGTCGCCGCCAAATCGCCCGGGGTCTACACGATGTTCGACGTATTGGGGTTGGAATGAAGCTGATCCGATTCGAGCGCGACGAGAAAGTCTCCTTCGGCATCCTCGAAGGCGAGAGGGTCCAGGCCCTGCGCGGCCCTCCGACCGAGGCCCTGCACCTCGAGGAGACCCTGACGCTGAGCGAGATCCGCCTGCTGGCGCCGATCCTGCCCAGCAAAATCGTTGCGGTGGGGCTCAATTACCGGGCCCATGCCAAAGAGCTCAACCTCAAGCCCTCCGACGAGCCACTGCTCTTCCTCAAGCCGCCCAGCGCCCTGAACGGCCCGGGTTCCCCCATTCTCCTGCCCGAGATGTCCCAGCGGGTGGACTACGAGGGCGAGCTGGCGATCGTCGTCGGCCAGCGCGCGAAAAACTTGAGCGAGGCCGAGGCCCCCAAGGCGATCCTGGGCTACTCCTGCTTCAACGACATCACCGCCCGCGACCTGCAGTTCAAGGACGTGCAGTTCACCCGCGCCAAGGCCTTCGACACCTTCGCCTGCCTGGGCCCCTGGATCGAGACCGAGCTGAATCCCTCCGACCTGAAGATCGAGACCAAGGTCAACGGCCAGGTGCGGCAGAGCTCCCGCACCTCCGACATGATCTTTTCGGTGCCGCGGGTCGTCTCGTTCATCTCGCAGGTCATGACCCTCGAGCCCGGCGACGTCATCATCACCGGCACGCCCGCGGGCGTTGGGCCGCTGGAAAACGGCGACACGGTCGAGGTGACGATCGAGGGCATCGGCACCTTGAGCAATCCCGTCATCCACGTGGAATAGCGCCGCTTACTTCAGAAATTTCGAAACGATCTCGGCCAGGACCTCGGGCCTATGGTGGTGGACCATGTGCCCGCAGTCCGGGATCTGCGCGGTCTCGGTTCCGGAGGGAAAACGCGCCTCCCGCTCCCGGACCGCGGCCCAGAAATCCGCGCCTCCGAAGCGGACCGCCATCTCGGTCTTTTCGGCCGAGACCAGCAGGCAGCGCGCCCGGATTTGGCCCCAGAAGGCGTAATGCGCCTCGAGCGGCAGCCAATAGGGCTCGAGCAGCTTGTGCTTGGGGTCGGCGGCCATCGTGAAGCCGCGCGCGGTACGCTTGGAGAGGTGTTTCGACAGGAAAAGCGCGCGTTCCTCGGTGAGGTGCGGATTGGCCTGACGCAGGCGTTCGGCGAAGGCCTTCAAGCTGGGAAAGGTTCGGAACCGCTTTTTCCCCAAGCCCTCGATCCAGTCCCGCACCCGGCCCGGCGCGACCTGCGGGGGACGCTCGGGGACCAGGTAGCCCTCGACGTTGAGGAGTTGCGCCACGCGCTCCGGGAAGGAGCCCGCGTAAACCGAAGCGACCATGCCGCCCAGGGAATGGCCCAAAAGGCGGATCGGCTCTTTCGGGCTCAGCTTCGCGAACAGGGCGTGAGCGTCGGCGACGTATTCGTGGAAGAAATAGCCGAGGGGATTGCGCGCGTGGCCGCTCTTGCCGTAGCCGCGCATGTCGGGGGCGATGCAATGGAAACGGTCTTGCAGGCGCTCGGCCAGGAATTGAAAGCCCGCGCCGGTGTCGAGCCAGCCGTGCAGGAGGAAGAGCTTGGGGCGTTTGGGGGAACCCCAGCTGTAGAGGCGTTGCCGGATGCCGTGAATCGTCAAGTCTTTAGATCGCATAATCTGTAGGGGCGAACCTCGTGTTCGCCCCCGCGGAGCCTGCCATGAGGACGGCGTTGGCGCACCGAAGAAATCCCTGCAGAATGGGCGAACACAAGGTGCGCCCCTACTTCGCCGCCTGGGCCGGCGAGGCCGTCAGCGTAAATTCCCGGATCTCCGCCGTCTTGATCGGGACCACCGACTCCTTGTTGCAGTGCTCGGCGGGGCTCTGCTTCTGAAAGGCGGTCTGGAGGATCTTCAAGGTGTCCCCGTGGGCCACCAGGACGAACATCTTTCCGCCCGCGGCCTGGGACTGCCTCTCCAAGTCGGCGATCACGCGGCTGGCGCGAGCCTGGACGTCGGCGGCGCTCTCCACGCCCCACTTGGTGTGCTTGGGGTTCTTGCGGTCCTGCTCCCAGACCTGCTGGTAGATCTTGCCGCTATTCCCCTGGCCCTCGAACTTGCCGAACTCGCGCTCGCGCAGGTCGTTCTCGACGACGATGATCCCGTCCAGGCCGGATTTGCGGTACTTTTTGGGCAGCTTGCCCTTGAAATTCGCCTCGAGGACGTCGACGAAGATCTCGGCGCTCTCCTTGGTGCGGCTGTAGGGCGAGGTCACGACCACCAACTTGTCCTGCTGAATATAACCGGCGATCTTCTTCTTGTTGACCTTGATCCACTCGGTGGTGCTGGTGATGACCTCTTCGCGACCCTTGGGGGTCAAGCCGTTCTTGGGGTCGGTGCCGGTCTCCATCGTGGCGCAGACGCGGTGCTGGGAGCTGGGGACGCTCTCGCCGTGGCGCAGGGCGTAGTAAACCCCCGTCAGCTCGCTCGCTGAGGCGAGGGCGTTGGTGTCGACGGCCGTTTGGCCGGATTTTCCGAGCGCCGGAGAACTGACCAGCAGCCCGAAGAAGAGCAGCAAATAGCCGAAGCGCGTTTTCATGGTTGGACCTCTTTACTTTTTGAGTTTGGTTTGAATCCGGACGATCGCCTCCTGGATCTTCTCGCGCAATCCGAAGGCGCTCAGCCGGAAGTAGCCCTCGCCGGAGGGGCCGAAGCCCGCCCCGGGCGTGCCCACCACGTGGGCCTCGCCGAGCAACTTGTCGAAAAATTCCCAGGATCCCATCCCGCCGGGGGTCTTCAGCCAGAGGTAGGGCGCATTGACGCCGCCGTAGACCTGCAACCCCGCCGCCGTCAGGCCCTCGCGGATCAGGGCCGCGTTGGTCAGGTAGTATTCGATCTGGCCGCGGATCTGCCGTTTTCCCTCGGGGGAGTAACAGGCCTCGGCGCCGCGCTGCACCGGGTAGGAGACGCCGTTGAACTTGGTCGTATGGCGGCGGTTCCACAGCGGGTTGACCGCGACGGCGTTTCCTTCGGCGTCGCGGCAACGCAGTTTTTCGGGAACGACGGTATAAGCGCAGCGCGTGCCGGTAAAGCCGGCCGTCTTGGAGAAGCTGCGAAATTCGATCGCCACTTCCTCGGCCCCAGGGATCTCATAGATGGAATGGGGAATGGCCGGGTCGGTGATGAAGGCCTCGTAGGCCGCGTCGAAGAGGATCACCGCCTCGCGCTCGCGGGCGAAGTCGACCCACTTTTTCAGCTGCTCGCGGTTCAGGACGGCCCCGGTGGGGTTGTTGGGCGAGCATAGATAGATCAGGTCGACCCGCGCCTCGGGCAGGTCCGGGGCGAAGCCGTTTTCGGCCGTCGCCGGCATGTAGACGATGCCATCGTAATGTCCGGACTCGCGGAAGGCCCCGCTGCGCCCCGCCATCACGTTGGTGTCGACATAGACCGGATAGACCGGATCGGTGACGGCGATGACGTTCTGCGTGGAAAATATCTCCTGGATGTTGCCCGTGTCGCACTTCGAACCGTCGGAGACGAAAATCTCGCTCGCCCGAAGCGAGACGCCCCGCGACCTGAAGTCGTGCTCGAGGATGGCGTCGATCAAAAAGCCGTAGCCCTGCTCGGGCCCGTAGCCGCGAAAGCCCTCGGCGGTGCCGAGCTCGCGCACCGCCCGCTCCATGGCCTCGATCACCGCGGGGACGAGGGGCAGGACGACGTCGCCGATCCCCAGGCGGATGATGTCGGCCTTGGGGTTGGCCGTTTGGAAGGCCTTCACGCGGCGGCCGATCTCGGGAAAGAGGTAGCCGGCCTTCAGTTTCAGGTAGTGATCGTTGATGCGGGTCATGATGAATAGGGGCTAATGCGAGGCCGGCCCTGGATCAAGTGAATTTTCTGCGCTGCGTTTCGAGGCTGCGTCGCGTCAATTCACCCCGGCACGAAGGCGCCTTCCAGCGCGGTTTGGGCCTGATTTTGCATGCGACCGGCCATT
The DNA window shown above is from Deltaproteobacteria bacterium PRO3 and carries:
- a CDS encoding 4-hydroxy-tetrahydrodipicolinate synthase — translated: MFEGSGVALVTPFRDGKIDEKALIALIDEQIAAGTKVLVPCGTTGESATLSHEEHDQVIDITVAAAKGRAKVLAGAGSNSTAEAIRLTQHAKKSGADGTLHICPYYNRPTQEGLYRHFEAVARATDFPLVLYNIPGRTGVNMLPKTVARLAKIDGIVGIKEASGNLGQVSDIVEQCPPDFAVLSGEDALTFPMIALGAKGAISVTANVLPKLCAEMFAAAERGDFGRARQIHYELAAMNRVLFVETNPVPVKAALGLMKKISPEVRLPLAPLAKESLEELQRVLQSYRLL
- a CDS encoding 4-hydroxy-tetrahydrodipicolinate reductase gives rise to the protein MTRIIVTGVAGRMGSRIADIVRQSGGLTLAGATESPGSFAVGTLLPEGHQVVDDLAKNIEHADVVIDFTSPKATLRHAEICAQHDKALVVGTTGFGPEEREKLLPLLKKIPSVFSSNMSIGMNVMFKTAARMATLLGEDYDIEIFEAHHRHKKDAPSGTALTLAEEIAAAVGRDLGKVARYERHGQIGARPPREIGIQTLRGGDIVGDHTVYFAGEGERLEITHRATSRDNFARGAVLAAKWVAAKSPGVYTMFDVLGLE
- a CDS encoding fumarylacetoacetate hydrolase family protein yields the protein MKLIRFERDEKVSFGILEGERVQALRGPPTEALHLEETLTLSEIRLLAPILPSKIVAVGLNYRAHAKELNLKPSDEPLLFLKPPSALNGPGSPILLPEMSQRVDYEGELAIVVGQRAKNLSEAEAPKAILGYSCFNDITARDLQFKDVQFTRAKAFDTFACLGPWIETELNPSDLKIETKVNGQVRQSSRTSDMIFSVPRVVSFISQVMTLEPGDVIITGTPAGVGPLENGDTVEVTIEGIGTLSNPVIHVE
- a CDS encoding alpha/beta hydrolase, which gives rise to MRSKDLTIHGIRQRLYSWGSPKRPKLFLLHGWLDTGAGFQFLAERLQDRFHCIAPDMRGYGKSGHARNPLGYFFHEYVADAHALFAKLSPKEPIRLLGHSLGGMVASVYAGSFPERVAQLLNVEGYLVPERPPQVAPGRVRDWIEGLGKKRFRTFPSLKAFAERLRQANPHLTEERALFLSKHLSKRTARGFTMAADPKHKLLEPYWLPLEAHYAFWGQIRARCLLVSAEKTEMAVRFGGADFWAAVREREARFPSGTETAQIPDCGHMVHHHRPEVLAEIVSKFLK
- a CDS encoding histidine phosphatase family protein is translated as MKTRFGYLLLFFGLLVSSPALGKSGQTAVDTNALASASELTGVYYALRHGESVPSSQHRVCATMETGTDPKNGLTPKGREEVITSTTEWIKVNKKKIAGYIQQDKLVVVTSPYSRTKESAEIFVDVLEANFKGKLPKKYRKSGLDGIIVVENDLREREFGKFEGQGNSGKIYQQVWEQDRKNPKHTKWGVESAADVQARASRVIADLERQSQAAGGKMFVLVAHGDTLKILQTAFQKQSPAEHCNKESVVPIKTAEIREFTLTASPAQAAK
- a CDS encoding LL-diaminopimelate aminotransferase — translated: MTRINDHYLKLKAGYLFPEIGRRVKAFQTANPKADIIRLGIGDVVLPLVPAVIEAMERAVRELGTAEGFRGYGPEQGYGFLIDAILEHDFRSRGVSLRASEIFVSDGSKCDTGNIQEIFSTQNVIAVTDPVYPVYVDTNVMAGRSGAFRESGHYDGIVYMPATAENGFAPDLPEARVDLIYLCSPNNPTGAVLNREQLKKWVDFAREREAVILFDAAYEAFITDPAIPHSIYEIPGAEEVAIEFRSFSKTAGFTGTRCAYTVVPEKLRCRDAEGNAVAVNPLWNRRHTTKFNGVSYPVQRGAEACYSPEGKRQIRGQIEYYLTNAALIREGLTAAGLQVYGGVNAPYLWLKTPGGMGSWEFFDKLLGEAHVVGTPGAGFGPSGEGYFRLSAFGLREKIQEAIVRIQTKLKK